GCGCAACGGTCCTCTAACGATGCGCTGTTCATCGTGCCGCCGGGCATGGAAGGCTTCCGCGAGTACGCCCGCCGAAGCATCTACGTCGACTTCAAGCTCTTTCCCGCCTCGACGGTGTCGGCCGTGCCCGAGTGGCGCGAGCGGCTCGATCTCATCTCCGCTCCGGACGGCGCGGCGCGCGCGGCAGCCGGTTGGCCCGCGGTGCCGCTCTGGGACCGGAGCTACGCCAGTCGCAACACGCCTGCGCGCATCGCCGAGCTGCTGCGCACGACGGGCGCCGACTACTTCGTCTGGGACCGCCGCGGGCTCGACGTGCCACCCTATGTGAGCCTGCCGCGGGACCCGGATCCGGCCGTCCACGTGGTGTACGCCAACGACCGCTTCGAGGTGTACGCACTCGCCGGAGCAGCGCATGCGGCCCGCTGACGTCGTCGGCCGCCTCGGCGAATCGGCGCTCGCGCTCGGCATGCTCTGCGGCGCGGGCTTCCTCGGGTTCCGCGTGCTTCACCCGCCGGAGCCCTGGAGCACGCCCATCGTGCTGGTCGACAGCGTGGGCCCGCCGCCCGCGTCCCCGAGCGGGCTCTCGCCTTTGCCCGGTGCGCCGCTCGCCTCGGCGCGGCTCGGATTCACCGGCGACCTGATGCAGCACCGGCTCCAGGCCGGCGACGATTTCACGCGCTCCTACGCCGCGCTGGCGCCGCTCCTCCGCGGTTTCGACCTCACGGTGGGGAATCTGGAGTTTCCGGTGGACTCGGCCGCACCGGTGGGACCGGGGCCCAGGTCTGCCACCTTCAACGGCTCGCCGGCGCACCTCGCGGCGCTCGCGGCCGCCGGGTTCGATCTCGTAAGCACGGCGAACAATCACGCATGGGACCAGGGACTCGGCGGCATCGACGCGACGGTCGCAGCGCTCACTGCCCGGGGTCTCACGCCGGTGGGCACCGGCGGCAGCGCGCGTGACTCGACCGCGCCCGTCGTGCGCGACGCGGGCGGCATCCGGGTCGCATTCCTTGCCTACACCTTCCCGCCGAACGCACGCACCGACCCATCCGGCGCGAGCGTGCCGCCGAGCCGCGAGGCGCCGGTCGCGACGCTCGTCTTCAACGACTGGACCGCGGAGTTCCGCACCGCGGGCGTCGCGCGCATTCGCGCGGACGTGGCGCGTGCGCGTGCAGCGGGCGCCGAGTTCGTGGTGGCGTTCGTGCATTGGGGACGCGAGTGGCACCTCGAGCCCGACGCCGACCAGCGCCGCGCCGCGCACGACCTCGTCGACGCGGGCGTCGATCTCGTGGTCGGCGCGCATCCGCACGTGCTGGAACCGCCCGAGCTGTATCGCGGACGGCTCATCGCCTACTCCCTCGGCGATTTCATCGCCGACTTCCATCCGCTCGCGGCGCGCACGGGCGCTGTGCTGGCGGTCGACATTGCGAAGACCACGGATGGCGTCCGCGCCACGGGCTTCGCCTTTCACCCGACGCTCGTCGTCTCGCCCGGTCACATCGTGACCCCCGTCCACGCGTCGGACCCGGGCGATGCGCGGGCCGCGTGGCGCTGGGCCCGCGCGCGGCTCGGCACGGCCGTGGCGCCCTGAAGCTTTCGGGCGGGCCGCCCGGCTGCCGCCGCCTTGCAACAACTGGTGCGCTGGTGGCACATTTTTGGCCGCCCGCGGCCGCGCGCGGCGTGCATCTGTGCGAGGCTCATGCGGTTCGCGCCATTCGCCGCAGGGCACAGCGATTGCCCGCTCGGCGCGGCATGGCCCCCGACATCGCAGTCTCGGTGGTCGTCCCCGCCTACAACGAGGAGGGACGGCTCGAGCCGACCGTACGCGAGATCGCGGAGTATTTCCGCGCGAGCGGCCGATCGATCGAGTGCATCGTAGTGGACGACGGCAGCCGCGACGGGACGAGCGGGGTCGCAGCCGCGCTGGCCGCTGAATTTCCCGAGGTGCGGCTCATTCGGCTGGCGGAGAACCGGGGCAAGGGTTACGCGGTGCGGAGTGGAATGGTGAACGCGCGCGGCGCGCTGGTGCTCTTCACCGACGCCGACGGTGCGACGCCCATCGCCGAGCTGGAGCGGCTGGAGGCGGCCGTGGCCGCGGGTGCCGACGTGGCGATCGGATCGCGCGGTCTCGCGGGTGCCGGCGTCACGGTGCGGGCCAGGACGTATCGGCGCTGGATCGGCCGCG
The sequence above is a segment of the Gemmatimonadales bacterium genome. Coding sequences within it:
- a CDS encoding dolichyl-phosphate beta-glucosyltransferase, giving the protein MAPDIAVSVVVPAYNEEGRLEPTVREIAEYFRASGRSIECIVVDDGSRDGTSGVAAALAAEFPEVRLIRLAENRGKGYAVRSGMVNARGALVLFTDADGATPIAELERLEAAVAAGADVAIGSRGLAGAGVTVRARTYRRWIGRAFHLLVRLLATGKYVDTQCGFKLFRGEVAHDLFSRMRTAGFGFDVELLVMAEQRGYAVAEVPVNWTHRAGSKVNLASDCLAMAWDVARVRARCLRGNYRTPHIAPWAGLAAGRS
- a CDS encoding DUF6798 domain-containing protein — translated: AQRSSNDALFIVPPGMEGFREYARRSIYVDFKLFPASTVSAVPEWRERLDLISAPDGAARAAAGWPAVPLWDRSYASRNTPARIAELLRTTGADYFVWDRRGLDVPPYVSLPRDPDPAVHVVYANDRFEVYALAGAAHAAR
- a CDS encoding CapA family protein, with product MRPADVVGRLGESALALGMLCGAGFLGFRVLHPPEPWSTPIVLVDSVGPPPASPSGLSPLPGAPLASARLGFTGDLMQHRLQAGDDFTRSYAALAPLLRGFDLTVGNLEFPVDSAAPVGPGPRSATFNGSPAHLAALAAAGFDLVSTANNHAWDQGLGGIDATVAALTARGLTPVGTGGSARDSTAPVVRDAGGIRVAFLAYTFPPNARTDPSGASVPPSREAPVATLVFNDWTAEFRTAGVARIRADVARARAAGAEFVVAFVHWGREWHLEPDADQRRAAHDLVDAGVDLVVGAHPHVLEPPELYRGRLIAYSLGDFIADFHPLAARTGAVLAVDIAKTTDGVRATGFAFHPTLVVSPGHIVTPVHASDPGDARAAWRWARARLGTAVAP